The Coleofasciculaceae cyanobacterium genome has a segment encoding these proteins:
- the cas3 gene encoding CRISPR-associated helicase Cas3', translating to MPFCAHTPPKDSKNWHSLKCHLSKVAKIAEIFGDKFNAGKLAYHAGLWHDLGKYNSEFQKYLEQCHQASETNNSEPKIRIPHAIYGAKLAAEKFQPIAPLIYGHHGGLPEMQYMRDRLAEIKIETYQQILANARSQSLNLDISPEINQQLMSLVEDPLGYELLLRILFSCLVDADYLDTESHFDPENTAIRETNKNREDLKISCLWQTLKKSQEELLASTVNTKVNQVRSQVYQACLDAGQLEPGIFRLAVPTGGGKTRSGLSFALAHAKKYNLERVIVTVPYTSIIEQTVEVYRNIFGQDAVLEHHSAVQPEKSNESDARPRQAIARLATQNWDAPLIVTTTVQLLESLFANRTSRCRKLHNIVNSIIILDEVQTLPVFLLEPILSVLKELCDRYRVSIVLCTATQPAFEGNSPYLKGFPSGSVRDIIPDELAKQHFSTLSRVNYQIPEIAWSWQDLVQDLEKREASQALIVLNTRKNALDVLDAIKSTEEDSLYHLSTLLCGQHRREVLQPVRERLKNNQPCILVSTQVVEAGVDLDFPLVYRAIAPLDRIVQAAGRCNREGKLEKGNVIVFQPEEGKVPPGEYRKAVDETIRLLKRENLNWDDPSIFAEYFQSLYQGLETDSKEIQKYRTSFDYPEVAAKFKLIPDDTNPVAIAYDDLANEIIQRIKKRGLKSGDLKALQPYLVNLRSREFKQTEELREQIAAGIWVWNGNYDFIRGIAIGDQAIAYDPADLIF from the coding sequence ATGCCTTTTTGCGCCCATACTCCTCCTAAAGATAGTAAAAATTGGCATTCTCTCAAATGTCACTTATCGAAAGTAGCTAAAATAGCCGAGATTTTTGGTGATAAATTTAATGCAGGAAAGTTAGCTTATCATGCTGGACTATGGCATGATCTGGGTAAGTATAATTCAGAGTTTCAGAAATATTTAGAACAGTGTCATCAAGCTTCAGAAACTAATAATTCCGAACCTAAAATTCGTATTCCTCATGCTATTTATGGTGCAAAACTCGCTGCGGAAAAATTTCAACCGATTGCACCATTAATCTATGGGCATCATGGTGGTTTACCAGAAATGCAGTATATGCGCGATCGCCTAGCTGAAATTAAAATTGAAACATACCAGCAGATTCTAGCTAATGCGAGATCGCAATCATTAAATTTAGATATCTCACCAGAAATAAATCAGCAATTGATGAGTCTGGTAGAAGATCCTCTTGGTTATGAATTATTGTTGAGAATTTTATTTTCTTGTTTAGTCGATGCCGACTATCTTGATACAGAGAGTCATTTCGATCCAGAAAATACAGCCATCAGAGAAACAAACAAAAATCGAGAAGATCTAAAAATTTCTTGCTTGTGGCAAACATTAAAGAAATCCCAAGAGGAATTATTAGCTAGTACTGTAAATACGAAAGTCAATCAAGTGCGATCACAAGTCTATCAAGCTTGTCTCGATGCTGGACAATTAGAACCAGGAATATTCCGTCTAGCCGTACCTACAGGTGGAGGTAAAACCCGCAGTGGACTATCATTTGCTCTAGCCCATGCAAAAAAATATAATCTTGAACGCGTAATTGTAACCGTACCTTACACCAGTATTATCGAGCAAACAGTAGAAGTATATCGCAATATTTTTGGGCAAGATGCAGTTTTAGAACATCATAGTGCAGTACAACCCGAAAAAAGTAATGAATCAGATGCACGACCTCGCCAAGCTATAGCAAGACTGGCAACTCAAAACTGGGATGCACCTTTAATTGTGACTACTACAGTTCAGTTATTGGAAAGCTTATTTGCCAATCGTACTAGTCGATGCCGTAAGTTACATAACATCGTTAATAGCATTATTATTCTCGATGAAGTCCAGACTCTACCCGTCTTCTTACTCGAGCCAATTTTAAGTGTCTTGAAAGAATTGTGCGATCGCTATCGTGTCAGTATTGTTTTGTGTACGGCAACTCAACCAGCATTTGAAGGCAATAGTCCATATTTAAAAGGATTTCCATCTGGAAGCGTCAGAGATATTATTCCGGATGAATTAGCTAAACAGCATTTTTCAACTTTAAGTCGTGTTAATTATCAAATTCCTGAGATAGCTTGGAGTTGGCAAGATTTAGTACAAGACTTAGAAAAGCGTGAAGCATCGCAAGCACTAATTGTTTTGAATACTCGCAAAAATGCTTTAGATGTTTTAGATGCGATCAAGTCTACAGAAGAAGATAGTCTATATCACCTGTCTACTTTACTATGCGGTCAACATCGAAGAGAAGTTTTACAACCTGTACGAGAACGCTTGAAAAATAATCAGCCTTGTATTCTAGTTTCTACTCAGGTAGTTGAAGCGGGAGTAGATTTAGATTTCCCCTTAGTTTATCGTGCGATCGCGCCGTTAGATCGAATTGTACAAGCAGCAGGAAGATGTAATCGGGAAGGGAAATTAGAGAAGGGAAATGTTATTGTGTTTCAGCCAGAAGAAGGCAAAGTTCCCCCAGGAGAATATCGTAAAGCAGTAGATGAAACTATACGATTACTGAAACGAGAGAATTTAAATTGGGACGATCCGAGTATTTTTGCTGAATATTTTCAAAGTCTTTATCAAGGTTTAGAAACTGATTCTAAGGAAATTCAGAAATATCGCACATCTTTTGATTATCCAGAAGTAGCAGCCAAATTTAAGTTAATTCCAGACGATACCAATCCCGTTGCGATCGCTTATGACGATCTCGCTAATGAAATTATTCAACGTATCAAAAAACGAGGATTGAAATCTGGAGATTTAAAAGCACTACAGCCTTATTTAGTAAATCTTCGCAGCAGAGAGTTTAAACAAACAGAAGAATTAAGAGAACAAATTGCTGCGGGTATTTGGGTGTGGAATGGAAACTATGACTTTATAAGGGGAATCGCGATTGGTGACCAAGCAATCGCTTACGATCCAGCCGATTTAATCTTTTAG
- the cas5c gene encoding type I-C CRISPR-associated protein Cas5c, protein MTTNPPLAVKVWSDFACFTRPEFCAERVSYEVITPSAARGVLEAIFWKPEFAWKIREIQVLKPIHHFSIFRNEINNWQSDRSAKDAEYRYFADDDRAQRHTLGLRDIAYIIKADIQLKPHANANPAKYRDQFRRRVKKGQCHHQPYLGTREFSAFFGVPESEDKPIDCSDELGLMLLDVDFITDTVGSTIEYFTHDEMGGKVTKGKAQPKFFRARLENGVLRVPES, encoded by the coding sequence ATGACAACAAATCCACCTTTAGCAGTTAAAGTCTGGAGTGATTTTGCTTGCTTTACGCGTCCAGAATTCTGTGCTGAAAGGGTTAGCTATGAAGTAATAACGCCAAGTGCTGCCCGTGGTGTTTTAGAGGCAATTTTTTGGAAACCTGAATTTGCTTGGAAAATACGAGAAATACAAGTACTTAAGCCAATTCATCACTTTTCTATCTTTCGTAATGAAATAAATAATTGGCAAAGCGATCGCTCGGCTAAAGATGCAGAATACCGCTATTTCGCCGATGACGATCGCGCCCAACGGCATACTTTAGGATTGAGGGATATAGCTTACATCATCAAAGCAGATATCCAGCTTAAACCTCATGCTAATGCCAATCCTGCCAAATATCGCGACCAATTTCGTCGTCGAGTCAAGAAAGGGCAATGCCATCATCAACCCTATTTAGGAACTCGTGAATTTAGTGCCTTTTTTGGTGTACCAGAGTCGGAAGATAAACCGATCGATTGCAGTGATGAATTGGGTTTAATGCTTTTAGATGTAGATTTTATAACCGATACAGTAGGGTCAACTATAGAGTATTTTACTCATGATGAAATGGGTGGAAAAGTTACCAAAGGAAAAGCACAGCCGAAGTTTTTTCGGGCGCGTTTGGAAAATGGCGTTTTACGAGTACCCGAATCATGA